A stretch of the Thunnus thynnus chromosome 7, fThuThy2.1, whole genome shotgun sequence genome encodes the following:
- the lrfn1 gene encoding leucine-rich repeat and fibronectin type III domain-containing protein 1: MDRLVLCVLLCAALVKGYSCPGRCICQHLSPTLTLLCAKTGLLFVPPTIDRKTVELRLTDNFITIIRRKDFFNMTSLVHLTLSRNTISQITPHAFVGLRSLRALHMDGNRLSVIKSDHFKGLINLRHLILGNNQIHQVAHTSFDEFVSTIEDLDLSNNNLRTLPWEAIARMTNINTLTLDHNLIDHIGAGTFTLLTKLVRLDMTSNRLQKLPPDSLFQHAQVLSDAKGSSSSTLAVSFGGNPLHCNCELLWLRRLTREDDLETCASPEHLMDKYFWSIQEEEFICEPPLITKHTVTKPYVMEGQGVTLKCKAVGDPDPDIHWRSPDGKLVHNNSRTILYENGTLDILITTLKDSGAFNCVASNAAGIDTAAVEINMIPLPLFVNNTGHMREDPGLSDITTSSKSGNDTKGYDKQDRRVMVNELTSSSAVIRWPSERHIPGIRMYQIQYNSTADDTLVYRMIPSTSKNFLINDLAAGREYDLCVLAVYDDGITSLTATRVVGCVQFHTASEVSQCRFMHSQFLGGTMIIIIGGIIVASVLVFIIILMIRYKAYSSPEDSKTKVSSTMHSQTNGSQQRLQRSTSKQPSDEGQREAEAPKECMALVLRVDNEKKEDPAATTAILEVELPPLTVEKMKRRTSLDAQHSGPPSEDTQTDSSLTGSTMSLCLIGPNAGTNEAPRLKDKKSSLANMGLLPNELARTRHRFSFDGGDYSIFQSHSYPRRARTRWHKSTNQLNVESSPLANRRVTFSSTEWMLESTV, encoded by the exons ATGGACCGGCTGGTTCTGTGCGTGCTGCTGTGTGCAGCTCTGGTGAAGGGATACAGCTGTCCTGGCCGCTGCATCTGCCAGCACCTCTCCCCCACTCTGACTCTGCTCTGTGCTAAGACTGGCCTGTTGTTTGTGCCCCCCACCATTGACCGCAAGACCGTTGAGCTGCGGCTCACCGACAACTTCATAACCATCATCCGCAGGAAAGACTTTTTCAACATGACTAGTTTGGTCCACCTCACCCTGTCCCGCAACACCATCAGCCAGATCACCCCCCATGCCTTTGTCGGCCTGCGATCCCTGCGGGCGCTCCACATGGATGGAAACCGCCTGAGTGTCATAAAGAGCGACCACTTTAAAGGCCTGATCAACCTGCGGCACCTCATCCTCGGAAACAACCAGATCCACCAGGTGGCCCACACCTCCTTTGATGAATTTGTTTCCACCATAGAGGACTTGGATCTTTCCAATAACAATCTGCGCACCCTGCCCTGGGAAGCCATAGCCAGAATGACCAATATTAACACACTCACATTGGACCACAACCTGATTGACCACATTGGTGCTGGGACTTTCACGCTGCTCACCAAGCTGGTCCGCCTGGACATGACCTCCAACAGACTGCAGAAGCTGCCACCAGACAGCCTGTTCCAGCACGCTCAGGTCCTGTCTGACGCCAAGGGCTCCAGCTCCTCCACTCTGGCTGTGAGCTTTGGTGGAAACCCTCTTCACTGTAACTGTGAGCTGCTGTGGCTGCGCAGGCTGACCAGAGAGGATGATCTGGAGACCTGCGCCTCACCAGAACATCTCATGGACAAATACTTCTGGTCCATCCAAGAGGAGGAGTTTATCTGTGAGCCTCCATTGATCACCAAACATACTGTCACTAAGCCGTATGTGATGGAGGGGCAAGGGGTGACTCTTAAATGCAAAGCCGTGGGTGATCCAGACCCAGACATTCACTGGCGGTCACCAGACGGCAAGTTGGTGCATAATAATTCCCGCACCATCCTGTATGAAAATGGCACCCTTGATATTCTCATCACCACTCTGAAGGACAGCGGGGCATTTAATTGTGTGGCATCCAATGCCGCAGGCATcgacacagctgctgttgagATCAACATGATCCCCTTACCCCTGTTTGTTAACAACACAGGCCACATGCGTGAGGACCCTGGACTCTCAGATATCACCACCTCCTCCAAATCTGGCAATGACACCAAGGGCTACGACAAACAGGACAGGAGGGTGATGGTCAATGAGCTGACCTCCTCCTCCGCTGTGATCCGTTGGCCATCTGAGCGCCATATCCCCGGCATTAGGATGTACCAGATACAGTACAACAGCACAGCAGATGACACTTTGGTGTACAG AATGATCCCATCTACCAGCAAGAATTTCTTAATCAATGATCTGGCCGCAGGGCGGGAATATGACCTTTGTGTGCTGGCGGTTTACGACGATGGCATCACATCATTAACAGCCACACGTGTGGTTGGCTGCGTGCAGTTCCACACGGCCAGTGAGGTCAGCCAATGCCGCTTCATGCACAGCCAGTTCCTGGGAGGCACTATGATCATCATTATCGGTGGTATAATTGTTGCTTCAGTGCTGGTGTTCATCATCATCCTGATGATCCGCTACAAGGCCTACAGCAGCCCAGAGGACAGCAAAACCAAGGTCAGCTCCACCATGCACTCCCAGACCAATGGTAGCCAGCAGCGGCTACAGCGCTCCACCTCCAAGCAGCCTTCTGACGAGGGCCAGCGTGAAGCCGAGGCACCCAAAGAGTGCATGGCGCTGGTGCTGAGGGTGGACAACGAGAAGAAGGAGGATCCAGCAGCCACCACTGCCATCCTGGAGGTGGAGCTGCCTCCTCTGACTGtagaaaaaatgaagagaagaacCAGCCTGGATGCACAGCACTCCGGTCCCCCATCTGAGGACACGCAGACGGACAGTAGCCTGACAGGCTCCACCATGTCCCTGTGTCTCATAGGCCCGAATGCTGGCACCAATGAGGCTCCGAGGCTCAAGGACAAGAAAAGTTCCCTGGCCAACATGGGATTACTCCCTAATGAGCTGGCACGAACTAGGCACAGATTCTCTTTTGACGGAGGGGATTACTCCATATTTCAGAGTCATAGTTACCCACGCAGAGCGAGGACGAGGTGGCACAAGTCCACCAACCAGCTCAACGTGGAGTCATCGCCGCTCGCCAACAGGAGAGTTACATTCAGCAGCACTGAGTGGATGCTTGAGAGCACAGTCTGA